The Pedobacter roseus genome contains a region encoding:
- a CDS encoding response regulator: MEGSKILIITEDFDLRTKISEILKIVKYNVKSTDSGRQAIAMMRSDRFDVVICGINVLEIDGFGILSVVNKFSEISSVSFIMLLNEQNHRLAGRAMEMGADGYLASPFDDAALLHQVELRLRKKKFQYENFVRQHNLPASIPDSTFEKHWVRSHFEEKPSRPYQKSQILYHPGERQSFGLHYVVSGKIKTYITDAFGNVMITGICGTGDYFGLQGILLRDENMEAAEAIEDSRITTIPSNDVDGLLSACPQLLSVFVKDLARNLNQRNQRLLETTYYSVRKRVAKALTHLAEVDYNVGANGKLLLPRNDFARIVGVASETLSRVLSDFAKEKLIEKDGHNIIILNKDALKGIKN; encoded by the coding sequence ATGGAAGGATCTAAAATCCTGATTATAACGGAGGATTTTGATCTTAGGACTAAAATAAGCGAGATCCTTAAAATCGTAAAATATAATGTGAAATCGACAGACAGTGGGAGGCAGGCTATTGCCATGATGAGGAGTGATCGCTTTGATGTTGTTATCTGTGGCATAAATGTGCTTGAAATAGATGGTTTTGGGATATTGTCAGTTGTAAATAAATTCTCCGAAATTTCGTCTGTCAGCTTTATCATGCTCCTGAATGAGCAAAATCACCGACTTGCCGGCAGGGCCATGGAAATGGGAGCTGATGGCTACCTGGCCAGTCCGTTCGATGACGCAGCGTTACTTCATCAGGTTGAGCTAAGACTGAGAAAGAAAAAATTTCAATATGAGAATTTTGTAAGACAGCATAATCTACCGGCAAGTATTCCTGACAGCACTTTTGAGAAACATTGGGTTAGATCACATTTTGAGGAAAAACCATCAAGACCCTATCAAAAGAGCCAGATACTTTATCATCCTGGAGAGCGCCAATCATTCGGACTCCATTACGTGGTCTCCGGCAAAATAAAAACCTATATCACAGATGCTTTCGGGAATGTTATGATTACAGGCATCTGCGGAACGGGCGATTATTTTGGCCTGCAGGGTATATTGCTCAGAGATGAGAATATGGAAGCGGCGGAAGCAATTGAGGATTCACGCATAACTACGATACCTTCTAATGATGTAGATGGCCTGCTTTCGGCTTGTCCGCAATTATTGAGCGTGTTTGTAAAGGATTTGGCGAGAAATTTAAATCAGCGTAATCAACGTCTTCTGGAAACTACCTACTATTCGGTGAGAAAGAGGGTGGCCAAAGCATTGACGCATCTTGCAGAAGTTGATTATAATGTTGGGGCAAATGGAAAGCTTTTACTTCCAAGGAATGATTTCGCCAGGATAGTAGGTGTCGCCAGTGAAACACTCAGCAGGGTTTTGAGCGATTTTGCCAAAGAAAAATTGATTGAGAAGGACGGACATAATATTATTATCCTGAATAAGGATGCTTTGAAAGGGATTAAAAATTAA
- a CDS encoding S41 family peptidase, with translation MKRAKILWSVLMLLISYSAHAQMNPKIKLQDALKLIQDNYVDPVNDEQVVDAAIKAMLGSLDPHSSYISREEIEAMNEQMTGSFAGIGISFAMVADSTFITGINPDGPAARAGLQVGDRINMVDGASIFGKGLKNQEVMRMLRGEKGKAVKLGVIRKSQPDQLEFNVMREQIAELSINTSYMVSKNVGYISLAIFSQSTRREMDAALKKLKALGMTKLILDLQSNGGGLVEAAIGVADEFLAKDKLVFYSVTNSGVKDNYMTGGFGQFMTGDLVVLIDESTASSSEILTGALQDWDRAVVIGRRSFGKGLMQKGLGLSDGSVIKLTAARYYTPSGRSIQKPYTKGKTDYFEDFNRRMASGELTEGGHINFPDSLKHTTLISKRTVYGGGGIMPDKFIPIDTALYSAWLNKLMNSGRVTQAAFSYVQQNRKSLIDKYADFDAFDHSFKVDDQMTDQIITSATKQGLKLPPVTDQVARKTIAVELKAEMADMLYLGKGYALRVRNEASTAFGTALNILNNQKVYNQFLEGKSSTNNSSTSKITKK, from the coding sequence ATGAAGAGAGCGAAAATATTATGGAGCGTACTAATGCTATTGATTAGCTACAGCGCCCATGCACAAATGAATCCGAAAATAAAATTGCAGGATGCACTTAAACTTATCCAGGATAATTATGTAGATCCGGTAAATGATGAGCAGGTTGTAGATGCCGCAATCAAAGCGATGTTAGGCAGCCTCGATCCGCATTCCAGTTACATTAGCCGCGAAGAAATCGAAGCCATGAATGAGCAGATGACTGGTAGTTTTGCTGGTATCGGTATCTCATTTGCAATGGTAGCCGATAGTACCTTTATAACAGGTATCAATCCTGACGGGCCAGCAGCAAGGGCCGGTTTGCAGGTAGGCGACCGGATTAATATGGTTGATGGAGCCTCCATTTTTGGTAAAGGTTTAAAAAACCAGGAGGTAATGCGGATGCTGCGGGGCGAAAAAGGTAAAGCCGTTAAGTTAGGCGTTATCCGCAAATCGCAACCCGATCAGCTTGAATTTAATGTGATGCGTGAACAGATTGCCGAGCTTTCTATCAATACCAGTTATATGGTAAGCAAAAATGTAGGTTATATTTCGCTGGCTATTTTTAGCCAGTCGACCAGAAGGGAAATGGATGCGGCATTAAAGAAGTTAAAGGCTTTAGGCATGACCAAATTAATCCTGGATTTACAGTCAAATGGTGGCGGACTTGTTGAGGCTGCTATTGGTGTAGCCGATGAATTTCTGGCCAAGGATAAACTGGTTTTCTATTCAGTAACCAACTCAGGCGTAAAAGATAATTATATGACTGGTGGTTTTGGCCAGTTTATGACAGGCGATCTGGTGGTTTTGATCGATGAATCTACCGCATCATCAAGCGAAATATTAACAGGTGCTTTACAAGATTGGGATAGGGCAGTGGTAATCGGCAGAAGAAGTTTTGGTAAAGGTTTAATGCAGAAAGGCCTTGGGTTGAGCGATGGTTCGGTAATCAAACTGACGGCAGCACGCTACTACACACCATCAGGCAGATCGATTCAAAAGCCCTATACTAAGGGTAAAACCGATTATTTTGAAGATTTTAACAGACGTATGGCCTCTGGTGAGTTAACCGAAGGAGGACATATCAACTTTCCCGATTCTTTAAAACATACAACCCTCATTAGTAAAAGAACTGTTTATGGTGGGGGTGGGATTATGCCCGATAAATTCATACCAATTGATACGGCGCTATACAGCGCATGGTTAAATAAACTGATGAACAGCGGACGGGTAACTCAGGCAGCTTTCAGTTATGTGCAACAAAACCGAAAAAGCTTAATAGATAAATATGCTGATTTTGACGCTTTTGATCATTCCTTTAAAGTAGATGATCAAATGACTGATCAGATCATAACCAGCGCCACAAAGCAGGGGCTTAAACTGCCACCAGTAACCGATCAGGTAGCCAGAAAAACCATTGCTGTAGAATTAAAGGCAGAAATGGCCGATATGCTCTATCTGGGTAAAGGCTATGCGCTTCGCGTTCGAAACGAAGCCAGTACCGCATTTGGTACAGCACTTAATATTTTAAATAACCAAAAGGTTTATAACCAGTTTCTGGAAGGTAAATCTTCAACGAATAACTCATCTACATCTAAAATCACGAAAAAATAA
- a CDS encoding AhpC/TSA family protein: MKKTLLAATLVISALVASAQTGYVIKGQIGKLGKPAKAFLLIKLEGAEKLDSAVLVNGAFTFKGSVPSPMEATLRLKHDNSIDTPGRRIKIDGMAIILGNENITITGKDSIRTAAIKGSTLTDESKRVDALLRPIYEKLQALNKEYADQPEAKKQDKTYVLELEKRAKVIEQEIFDAKINYVKQNPSKYMALMALNSTLGPGFDAIEMEKIFANISPELKNSFFGKQVAERIAHFKKTQEGVDAQDFTQPDVDGKMVKLSDYRSKYVLIDFWASWCAPCRRENPNVLKVYEQYKSKGFEVLGVSLDKAADKAKWLKAIADDKLTWKQVGDLKGWENAAAAMYDVKAIPMNFLIDPTGKIIAKDLRGPALEAKIKEILEKKSK, encoded by the coding sequence ATGAAAAAAACATTATTAGCAGCAACATTGGTAATTAGTGCTCTTGTCGCCTCTGCACAAACAGGATATGTGATAAAAGGCCAGATCGGAAAGCTGGGGAAACCAGCAAAAGCCTTTCTCTTAATTAAGTTAGAAGGAGCCGAAAAATTAGATTCGGCAGTTCTGGTCAACGGGGCCTTTACATTTAAAGGCTCGGTTCCTTCACCAATGGAAGCTACACTTCGTTTAAAACACGACAATTCCATTGATACGCCTGGAAGAAGGATTAAAATTGATGGAATGGCAATTATTTTAGGAAACGAAAATATCACCATTACCGGAAAAGATTCCATTAGAACAGCTGCAATTAAAGGTTCCACTTTAACCGATGAAAGTAAAAGAGTGGATGCACTATTACGCCCTATTTATGAAAAATTGCAGGCGCTGAACAAAGAGTATGCTGACCAGCCCGAAGCAAAAAAGCAGGACAAAACTTATGTTTTGGAACTGGAAAAAAGAGCAAAAGTGATAGAGCAAGAAATTTTTGATGCGAAGATTAATTATGTAAAGCAAAATCCTTCTAAATACATGGCTTTAATGGCACTTAATTCGACCTTAGGTCCGGGTTTCGATGCCATAGAGATGGAAAAAATCTTTGCCAATATTTCTCCCGAACTAAAGAATTCTTTTTTCGGAAAGCAGGTTGCTGAGCGTATTGCTCACTTTAAAAAAACGCAGGAAGGTGTAGATGCGCAGGATTTTACCCAGCCTGATGTAGACGGTAAAATGGTTAAACTTTCTGATTACAGAAGTAAATATGTGCTGATTGACTTCTGGGCATCGTGGTGTGCACCATGCCGGAGAGAAAATCCAAACGTGTTGAAGGTTTACGAACAATATAAATCGAAAGGGTTTGAAGTTTTAGGGGTATCACTTGATAAAGCTGCCGATAAAGCAAAATGGCTTAAAGCCATTGCTGACGATAAATTAACCTGGAAACAAGTTGGGGATTTAAAAGGGTGGGAAAATGCAGCTGCAGCTATGTATGATGTGAAGGCTATCCCTATGAATTTTCTGATCGATCCAACTGGAAAAATTATTGCTAAAGATCTTCGTGGCCCTGCACTCGAAGCAAAAATAAAAGAGATCTTAGAAAAGAAGTCTAAGTAA